A portion of the Adhaeribacter radiodurans genome contains these proteins:
- a CDS encoding transposase, which translates to MAVLSEDKINRWIVPYLSQGKRGSKLQVAPAAIISGILYRLKTGCQWRELPLKEIFTGPTISWQGVYHHFRKWVNDGSFKNVWLGLLKSQRCLLDLSGVQLDGSQTICKQGGECIGYQNRKAANSCNSLFLADNKGQMLACSLPVSGAHHDLYEIEVVFKELCNLLKEAGIETKGLFLNADAGFDSQAFRSICSEMKIEANIATNPRNGQITDEYIYFDEQLFKQRNAIERANAWMDSFKALLIRFETKALHWFVLILIAFSVLFIRKIPNKPKL; encoded by the coding sequence ATGGCAGTATTAAGCGAAGATAAAATAAATCGGTGGATAGTTCCATATTTGAGCCAAGGAAAGAGAGGCAGTAAATTACAAGTAGCACCAGCAGCCATTATTTCAGGTATTTTATATCGGTTGAAAACAGGCTGTCAATGGCGAGAGTTACCCCTAAAAGAAATATTTACTGGCCCAACCATTAGCTGGCAAGGCGTGTATCATCATTTTCGAAAGTGGGTAAATGATGGGAGTTTTAAGAATGTATGGCTTGGCCTACTAAAAAGCCAGCGTTGCTTACTAGATTTATCAGGTGTTCAGTTAGATGGTAGTCAGACTATCTGTAAGCAGGGAGGGGAATGCATTGGTTATCAAAACAGGAAAGCGGCCAATAGTTGCAATAGCCTGTTTTTAGCTGATAACAAAGGGCAGATGCTGGCTTGTAGTTTACCAGTATCAGGAGCCCACCATGACTTGTATGAGATTGAAGTAGTATTTAAAGAATTATGTAATTTATTGAAAGAAGCAGGTATTGAAACTAAAGGTTTATTCTTAAATGCCGATGCCGGATTTGATTCCCAAGCTTTTAGAAGTATATGTTCAGAAATGAAAATAGAAGCTAATATTGCCACTAATCCCAGGAATGGCCAAATCACGGATGAATATATTTATTTTGATGAACAACTCTTTAAGCAGAGAAATGCCATTGAAAGAGCTAACGCCTGGATGGACAGCTTCAAAGCTTTGCTCATTCGATTCGAAACCAAAGCACTACACTGGTTCGTGCTTATTTTAATTGCTTTCTCCGTCTTATTTATTCGTAAAATCCCTAATAAACCAAAACTCTAA
- a CDS encoding RES family NAD+ phosphorylase — translation MIVFRLSKQLYCTDLSGTGAFKAGGRWNSKGTALVYTADSRALSMAEVAVHIPVGMLPKDYFLVSIAIPDDFISEVDRNSLPPDWNVFPHPISTQQFGDNFVKTGKSLILKVPSAVVPGDFNYLINPQHPSMNQVSIVGEPTPFPFDNRLFQKK, via the coding sequence ATGATCGTTTTCCGGTTGAGCAAGCAACTATACTGCACCGACTTGTCGGGAACCGGAGCATTTAAAGCAGGCGGTCGTTGGAATAGTAAAGGTACTGCCCTGGTTTATACCGCCGATTCGCGGGCATTGAGCATGGCCGAAGTAGCCGTTCATATTCCGGTGGGAATGCTACCAAAAGATTATTTTCTGGTGAGTATTGCCATCCCGGATGATTTTATTAGCGAAGTAGATAGAAACAGCCTTCCTCCTGATTGGAACGTATTTCCGCACCCCATTTCTACCCAACAATTTGGCGATAATTTTGTAAAAACTGGCAAATCCTTAATCCTGAAAGTTCCCTCGGCAGTTGTTCCCGGCGACTTTAATTACCTGATAAATCCGCAGCATCCATCCATGAACCAGGTAAGCATAGTGGGAGAACCAACGCCATTCCCTTTCGATAACCGATTGTTTCAAAAAAAGTGA
- the parS gene encoding type II RES/Xre toxin-antitoxin system antitoxin, translated as MKTTGEKKLASDQVSRKKRTTNVTTLLKEEPVSGLFHSEEEKEEQNIFSLIQAVRAGVHFNLFQEFAADVPFSQAEWSQFLHLSEKTLQRYKKEESTFDPLQSERILEIIHLFKKGITVFGDKENFNTWLTTSNVALGNIKPKDLLDSSFGIHLLQDELIRIEFGVFA; from the coding sequence ATGAAAACTACCGGGGAGAAAAAGTTAGCTTCTGATCAGGTTAGCAGGAAGAAACGAACCACGAACGTTACTACTCTATTAAAAGAAGAACCTGTTTCTGGTTTATTCCACTCCGAAGAGGAAAAAGAAGAGCAAAATATATTTTCCCTGATTCAGGCAGTGCGAGCCGGCGTGCATTTTAACTTATTTCAAGAATTTGCGGCCGATGTACCTTTCTCGCAAGCCGAGTGGTCGCAGTTTCTGCACTTGTCCGAGAAAACCTTACAACGCTATAAAAAGGAAGAAAGCACCTTCGATCCGCTACAATCCGAACGGATTTTAGAAATAATTCATTTATTTAAAAAAGGAATAACCGTTTTCGGCGACAAAGAAAATTTTAATACCTGGTTAACAACTAGTAATGTTGCTTTAGGCAATATAAAGCCTAAAGATTTATTAGATAGCAGCTTTGGCATTCATTTATTGCAAGATGAGTTAATCCGAATCGAATTCGGCGTATTTGCATGA
- a CDS encoding SDR family oxidoreductase: MKEAVKMSRRKAISGLGAGFATAAISPVLSVSGEPNPVNSTAEPLENPNSKYPKPPFNGQSQPWPGLASKMDPKPDHGEKSYKGSGRLKGRKALITGGDSGIGRAAAIAYAREGADVAINYYPSEEPDAKEVIELIKAEGRKAIAIPGDLRDEAFCQKMVTEAVKGLGGLDILVSNAARQQTRASILEVSSEDFDATMKTNIYAPFWIIKAALPHLQPGSVIIGTTSEQATDPSPELYDYAQTKAATTNYVRSLAKQLAPKGIRVNGVAPGPIWTPLQVSGGATQEKLKKFGGDTPMGRPGQPVELASIYVQLAASDASYATGQIYGATGGGGQP, encoded by the coding sequence ATGAAAGAAGCAGTTAAAATGAGCCGGCGAAAAGCCATTAGCGGTTTAGGAGCGGGGTTTGCTACCGCCGCTATAAGTCCGGTATTATCCGTTAGCGGGGAACCAAATCCCGTAAATTCTACCGCCGAACCCCTCGAAAATCCTAATAGTAAATATCCCAAACCACCATTTAATGGACAGTCACAACCCTGGCCGGGATTAGCCAGCAAAATGGATCCCAAGCCAGATCACGGGGAGAAAAGTTATAAAGGCTCCGGTCGCTTAAAAGGCCGGAAAGCATTAATTACCGGCGGCGACTCGGGTATAGGCCGGGCCGCTGCTATTGCCTATGCCCGCGAAGGTGCCGATGTGGCCATTAACTATTATCCCTCCGAAGAACCAGATGCCAAGGAAGTAATTGAATTAATTAAAGCTGAAGGCCGGAAAGCCATTGCCATTCCGGGCGATTTGCGTGACGAGGCTTTCTGCCAGAAAATGGTAACTGAAGCCGTAAAAGGATTAGGCGGACTGGATATTTTAGTAAGCAACGCGGCACGGCAACAAACCCGGGCATCCATTCTGGAGGTTTCTTCGGAAGATTTTGATGCTACCATGAAGACCAATATATACGCTCCTTTTTGGATTATTAAAGCTGCTCTGCCGCACTTACAGCCCGGTTCCGTTATAATTGGAACCACCTCCGAGCAAGCCACCGATCCTTCGCCGGAATTATACGACTACGCGCAAACTAAAGCTGCTACCACTAATTACGTGCGGTCGCTGGCCAAACAACTCGCCCCCAAAGGTATTCGGGTAAACGGAGTAGCCCCCGGCCCCATCTGGACACCATTGCAGGTAAGCGGCGGTGCGACGCAGGAAAAATTAAAAAAATTCGGTGGTGACACACCTATGGGCCGACCTGGTCAGCCGGTGGAATTGGCTTCTATTTACGTGCAATTAGCTGCCAGCGATGCTAGTTACGCCACTGGGCAAATTTACGGTGCCACCGGTGGCGGCGGACAACCTTAA
- a CDS encoding pseudouridine synthase, with translation MKNLTASLKHFIVQKLRISNQQALDYILSGRVQVNGKKGALQQALLPEDEVTFEEQVLKQPTAYLYLAYYKPRGIESTLNPAIQNNLGAALPFEQRVFPVGRLDKESEGLMLLTNNGKIYDRIIHAESHQEKEYRVTVNKPLTSAALEQLTAGITIMGKKTRPARVQPIDDNTFSIILTQGLNRQIRRMCYKLHYEVQQLVRVRMINIHLGQLKPGEWRFLSPPEIQDLNQTK, from the coding sequence ATGAAAAATCTTACGGCTTCGCTCAAACATTTTATCGTTCAGAAACTAAGAATTTCTAACCAGCAAGCATTAGACTACATTCTGTCGGGTCGGGTGCAGGTGAACGGGAAAAAAGGCGCGTTGCAACAAGCTTTGCTGCCCGAAGATGAAGTTACCTTTGAAGAGCAAGTATTAAAACAACCCACAGCCTACCTCTACCTGGCCTATTACAAACCCCGGGGCATTGAATCTACGTTGAACCCAGCTATTCAGAATAATTTAGGGGCCGCTTTACCATTCGAGCAACGGGTGTTTCCCGTAGGGCGCTTAGATAAAGAGTCGGAAGGATTAATGCTGTTGACCAACAACGGAAAGATTTACGACAGAATTATTCATGCCGAGAGCCACCAGGAAAAAGAATATCGGGTAACTGTTAACAAACCGCTAACCTCCGCGGCTCTCGAACAATTAACGGCAGGAATAACTATTATGGGTAAAAAGACCCGTCCTGCCCGAGTACAACCCATAGATGATAATACTTTTTCTATTATCCTTACCCAAGGCCTTAACCGCCAAATCCGGCGGATGTGTTACAAACTTCATTACGAGGTACAGCAACTCGTCCGGGTACGAATGATAAATATTCATTTGGGCCAACTAAAACCCGGAGAATGGCGCTTTTTGAGTCCGCCGGAAATCCAGGATTTAAATCAAACTAAATAA
- a CDS encoding response regulator transcription factor, translated as MKKLNLIIADDHPIFLKGLREGLEMEDDFNVVAQAHNGLEALHAVQTNRPDVVVLDIDMPRMNGLEAAEKMLEQNPKLPIILLTMHKEKAPLLKALELGICGYVLKENAVTDIMHAIRIVAEGNPYISPEMSAFLLRKPQNVQKQKTQEAMELLTPAERQITQLIAQYKTSKEIADELFISEKTVFNHRMNISKKLNLTGKNSLLRFALEHFA; from the coding sequence ATGAAAAAGCTTAACTTAATTATTGCCGATGATCATCCCATTTTTTTGAAAGGATTGCGGGAAGGTTTGGAAATGGAAGATGATTTTAATGTAGTAGCGCAAGCACATAATGGTCTGGAAGCACTGCACGCCGTGCAAACAAACCGGCCCGACGTGGTAGTGCTGGACATTGACATGCCCCGGATGAATGGTTTAGAAGCCGCCGAGAAAATGCTCGAACAAAACCCTAAATTACCCATCATCCTGCTCACCATGCACAAAGAAAAAGCGCCGTTGCTGAAAGCTTTAGAATTAGGTATTTGCGGCTACGTGCTAAAAGAAAATGCCGTAACGGATATTATGCACGCCATCCGGATTGTGGCAGAGGGCAATCCGTACATTAGCCCGGAAATGTCGGCTTTTTTGCTCCGGAAACCACAAAACGTTCAGAAGCAAAAAACTCAGGAGGCCATGGAATTGCTCACTCCTGCCGAAAGACAAATTACCCAATTAATCGCCCAATATAAAACCAGTAAAGAAATTGCCGACGAGTTATTTATCAGCGAAAAAACTGTTTTTAACCACCGCATGAATATTTCTAAAAAATTAAATTTAACAGGTAAAAATTCCCTGCTCCGCTTCGCCTTAGAACATTTTGCATAA